GGGTCGAGGCACGGTTGCCGCTACCGTCGGCGGCCGAGGGGGTGGCGGCATGACGGTCCGGGTGGTGATCGTGGACGACCAGGCGCTGGTGCGCGCCGGGTTCAAGATGGTGCTGGACTCCCAGCCCGACCTGGCGGTGGTCGGCGAGGCGATCGACGGCGCCGACGCGCTGCGGGTGCTCGACCGGGTCGAGGCGGACGTGGTGGTGATGGACATCCGGATGCCGACCATGGACGGGGTGGAGGCGACCCGGCGGATCTGCGCCGGGCGGCCGCTGGGGCGGCCCCGGGTGCTGGTGCTCACCACCTTCGACACCGAGGCCGACGCGTTCGCCGCGCTCCAGGCCGGGGCCAGCGGCTTCCTGCTCAAGAACGTCCCGCCGGAGGAGCTGCTGGCCGCGATCCGGGTGGTCGCCGCGGGCGACTCGGTGGTGGCGCCGTCGATCACCCGGCGGCTGCTCGACCGGTTCGCCGGCCAGCTCGGTCCCGGCCCCACCGAGGACGTCCGGCTGGCGCAGCTCACCGAGCGGGAACGGGAGGTGCTGCTGCTCGTCGCGCAGGGCCTGTCCAACGCGGAGATCGCGGCCCGGGTGCACGTCGCCGAGGCGACGGTGAAGACGCACGTGGGCCGGATCCTGGCGAAACTCCAGCTCCGC
The window above is part of the Micromonospora inositola genome. Proteins encoded here:
- a CDS encoding response regulator: MTVRVVIVDDQALVRAGFKMVLDSQPDLAVVGEAIDGADALRVLDRVEADVVVMDIRMPTMDGVEATRRICAGRPLGRPRVLVLTTFDTEADAFAALQAGASGFLLKNVPPEELLAAIRVVAAGDSVVAPSITRRLLDRFAGQLGPGPTEDVRLAQLTEREREVLLLVAQGLSNAEIAARVHVAEATVKTHVGRILAKLQLRDRVQAVVLAYESGLVTPGG